The proteins below are encoded in one region of Syntrophus gentianae:
- a CDS encoding M48 family metallopeptidase: MISFNSLLLIFLTFFLLRVLLRELLTLFNIRHLQRHGRQVPEMLRDEIDEATLSRMTDYTVTSSRFTTFEEIVDDLITLAVLLTGLLPWLTGLLAGWKLPFVPSGLLFFGFLALASGIVGIPFDLYRTFGIEKRYGFSTMTFRLWVTDLLKNLGVSTILMGLLGGAFLSLIHYAEESWWIWSWLLFASFQLLMLWLYPVVIAPLFNRYEPIQDTNLREAVMDLANRAGLEVSGIYQVDEGKRSRHTNAYFTGLGKTRRIVLYDTLLASSPPEEILAVLAHEIGHWKKRHILKQLIFMEIASLGLFYLFSLLLSWPLLYATFGFPQPVTYAGLLLIGILVGPFFFFLNPLGAAVLRRFEREADDYSRTLTGTAIPMISALKRLAKDNLSNLFPHPLYVQFYYSHPPLLERIGRLLAPSR, encoded by the coding sequence ATGATTTCGTTCAATAGCTTGTTGTTGATCTTTCTGACTTTTTTTCTTCTCCGCGTTCTCCTTCGAGAGCTTTTGACTCTGTTCAATATCCGTCATCTGCAGCGTCATGGACGACAAGTACCGGAAATGCTTCGTGACGAAATCGATGAGGCGACCCTTTCCCGCATGACGGATTATACGGTGACGTCATCCCGGTTCACCACCTTTGAGGAAATTGTGGATGATCTGATCACGCTGGCGGTTCTCCTCACCGGCCTTTTACCTTGGCTGACGGGCCTTCTTGCCGGCTGGAAACTTCCCTTTGTCCCGTCCGGTCTTCTCTTCTTCGGCTTTCTGGCCTTGGCCAGCGGCATCGTCGGCATCCCCTTCGATCTTTACCGCACCTTCGGAATTGAAAAACGTTACGGATTCAGCACCATGACCTTCCGGCTCTGGGTGACGGACCTCCTGAAAAACCTCGGCGTTTCCACGATTCTGATGGGCCTGCTCGGGGGGGCCTTTCTATCGCTGATCCACTATGCAGAAGAATCCTGGTGGATCTGGTCCTGGCTGTTGTTTGCCTCCTTCCAATTGTTGATGCTCTGGCTTTACCCGGTGGTCATTGCCCCCCTCTTCAACCGTTACGAACCGATTCAGGACACGAACCTGAGAGAGGCCGTGATGGACCTGGCGAATCGGGCCGGCCTGGAGGTATCCGGGATTTATCAGGTTGATGAAGGCAAACGGAGCCGTCACACCAACGCGTACTTCACCGGTCTGGGAAAAACCCGGCGCATTGTCCTGTACGACACCCTCCTGGCGTCCTCCCCACCGGAGGAGATCCTGGCCGTCCTGGCACACGAAATCGGGCACTGGAAAAAGAGGCACATCCTCAAGCAGTTGATCTTCATGGAAATAGCCTCGCTGGGATTATTTTATCTCTTTTCCCTCCTGCTTTCCTGGCCCCTCCTCTATGCCACCTTCGGCTTTCCTCAGCCTGTGACTTATGCCGGGCTGCTGCTCATCGGAATCCTGGTGGGCCCCTTTTTCTTTTTCTTGAACCCCCTCGGCGCTGCGGTGCTTCGCCGGTTTGAGCGGGAAGCGGACGACTACAGCCGAACCCTTACCGGTACGGCAATCCCCATGATTTCGGCCCTGAAACGTCTTGCCAAGGATAATCTATCCAATCTCTTCCCCCATCCGCTTTACGTCCAGTTCTACTACTCTCACCCCCCCCTGCTGGAACGGATCGGCCGCCTGCTGGCCCCATCGAGATGA